The Polaromonas sp. SP1 DNA window AAGCTTCCCGGGGGCGACAGCGGGGATGGCCCCAACGCGCTATGCTTAAAAGCTGCCCAAGCGGCCCCGGCCGCCCCTCCCCCCTACAGAGCACCTGAAAAGAGACAAGCCATGGATATGAAAACCTCCCCGATTTCCCTGCTGAAAGACCCCAGCCTGTTCAAGACCGACGCCCTGATCAACGGCCAGTGGGTGGCCGGCCAGGCCCGGTTTGACGTGAATGACCCGGCCACAGGCCTGAAACTGGCCGACGTGGCCAATCTGGGCCCTCAGGAGGCCGAAGCCGCGATTGCCGCTGCCAACGCCGCCTGGCCCGCCTGGCGCAACAAGACCGGCAAGGAGCGCCACGCCATCCTGCTCAAGTGGTACCAGTTGCTGATGGCCAACCAGGAGGACCTGGGCCGCATCATGACCGCCGAGCAGGGCAAGCCCTTTGCCGAGGCCAAGGGTGAAATCGCCTACGGCGCCAGCTTTGTCGAGTGGTTTGCCGAAGAAGCCAAGCGCGTTAACGGCGAAACGCTGCCCCAGTTCGACAACAACCGCCGCCTGATGGTCATCAAGCAGCCCATCGGCGTGTGCGCAGCCATCACGCCCTGGAACTTCCCGCTGGCCATGATCACCCGCAAGGTCGCCCCGGCCCTGGCCGCCGGCTGCCCCGTGGTCATCAAACCCGCCGAGCTGACCCCGCTGACGGCGCTGGCCGCCGCCGAGCTGGCCGTGCGCGCCGGCATCCCGGCCGGTGTGCTCAATGTGTTGACAGCCGACAGCGGTAACTCGATTGCCGTGGGCAAGGTGTTCTGCGCCAGCGACACGGTGCGCCACATCAGCTTCACCGGCTCCACCGAGGTCGGGCGCATCCTGATGGCGCAAAGCGCGCCGTCGGTCAAAAAGCTGGCGCTGGAGCTGGGCGGCAACGCACCCTTCATCGTGTTTGACGATGCCGACGTGGACTCGGCCGTCGAAGGCGCGATGGCCAGCAAATACCGCAACGCCGGCCAGACCTGTGTATGCGCCAACCGCATTTATGTACAGGACGGTGTGTACGACCAGTTCGTCGAAAAATTCGCCGCCAAGGTCAAGCT harbors:
- a CDS encoding NAD-dependent succinate-semialdehyde dehydrogenase — protein: MDMKTSPISLLKDPSLFKTDALINGQWVAGQARFDVNDPATGLKLADVANLGPQEAEAAIAAANAAWPAWRNKTGKERHAILLKWYQLLMANQEDLGRIMTAEQGKPFAEAKGEIAYGASFVEWFAEEAKRVNGETLPQFDNNRRLMVIKQPIGVCAAITPWNFPLAMITRKVAPALAAGCPVVIKPAELTPLTALAAAELAVRAGIPAGVLNVLTADSGNSIAVGKVFCASDTVRHISFTGSTEVGRILMAQSAPSVKKLALELGGNAPFIVFDDADVDSAVEGAMASKYRNAGQTCVCANRIYVQDGVYDQFVEKFAAKVKLLKVGNGFEDGVAQGPLIEDAAVEKVQRHVDDALAKGGKLLVGGHKIKGQFFEPTVISEATAGMLCAKEETFGPFAPVFRFHKEQEAVDAANNTEFGLASYFYSRDIGRIYRVAEALEYGMVGINVGVIATEHVPFGGVKQSGLGREGSSHGMEEYLEMKYLCLGDIQR